Part of the Drosophila kikkawai strain 14028-0561.14 chromosome 3L, DkikHiC1v2, whole genome shotgun sequence genome is shown below.
AATTACATGGCGCATGGAAGGGAAATCtcacaattaaatatttgtaacgCCCACGCGGACGTGGATGTGGACGTGAACGTGGGCTCCTTTTGTCGATCTAGCATGACTATATTTGAGTTTGTTCGGTAAACAAAGGCTCTACAAATTTCATAGATTTTTCCTGGAgttttcttggatttttctcCCCATCCCCGTCAGCGCACACTCGAAGAAAATAACACAGCCATTTGGTGTTTGTTTAAATCCCAAGAATGCCCGCTATTTGTTTGCAGCAaagtgtattttatttgtgggcgtttatttttttgtttttaattgaaagatATACATATTTCTTATCAAATATAAATGGGTGGAATACAAATTATTCAGTCAAATGGGACCGGAACTTCTTAATTGGAAATCTAACGCACCCCTTGGTGTCACACCTTAATTTGGCTTTGATGGGCTTAAGTTGCATTAAGACAGTAGGAAAAATTCggtaaaattaagaatttgaCTAGATTTTTAGTGTTTGTATGAAAGAATCAGCTCTTAGGGTTCTTAGCttaaacaaaactaaagcCAAAAGGTTTTTTAAGTAAGCAAATACAGAAGGATTCTACTAAGCTTTAGACTAGTTCTTTTTTCCTTAAGCTCTCGAAAATTTTTACTTAATAAagtgataaatatttaatataattaaaaattaaattatattaaaattctccTAATTATTTCCTCCCCAGACGCATGTTCCCCTCGATGCGCCTCAGTGTTTCCGGCCTGGAGGACGAGACCAATTACTGCGTGCTCCTCGAGATGGTGCCTATAGGTGACTGTCGCTACAAGTTCTCCGGCTCGCAGTGGGTTCCGGCTGGAGGTGCTGAGCCCCAGAGTCCGCAGCGGATGTATCTGCATCCGGATAGCCCTGCCACTGGATCTCATTGGCAGGCGCAGCCCATACTCTTCAACAAGGTGAAGCTGACCAATAACACGCTCGACAACAGCGGACATGTAAGTGCGGACAAAGCTTTGAAGCGGTCTCCGGTTACTGATCCCCATACCCATATCCACAGATCGTCCTGGCCAGCATGCACAAGTACCAGCCGCGACTCCATGTCATACGCACCGCCGACCTGGCGCAGATTCCCTGGGCCCCACAGCAGGCCTTTGTGTTCGCCGAGACCGAGTTCGTGGCTGTGACAGCTTACCAGGTAAGTGGCGCTATCTCCCTTGGGATTTTATATACACTTTCTGAGGggctttttaatatttgggaAATAAATAGTAGAGTTTAGGCGagactttattatatttaattaagatttGAATGGAATATCCTGTGAATCAAGCTACATATAATGTTTAAGTTGTAGAGTAGCATAGGTGAATGGGTgattataataaatagaaaactTCATAAAATTAACTACAGATTAATGGTATCTCTCTCAAAATTAGCTTGCCAAGGGTATTCGTAGCTGGTGTCCTCGTAGCTAGCCCTGATCTCCCTTGCActtaacacttttttttttttttttccaattcATTGAGCAGTGACTGAGTCCAGGGTCTCGACTGGGACCGATCACACTAATTGGTTAATTTTGGGCAAACGAGCGGGCGATCGCTCACGCCGTGGGTTGCTTGGTCAGCGGCTGGAATTAGCATGGAACGCCTTCGGGATCTGCTCCTTAGGGGAGTGGAGTGGGAACCGAAATGAGATGAGGATGAGGCTGGGCAGGCAGAAAGTCAGCGGGTCGGATTGTTGTTTTAGGAAGTTGGATAGCCACATCCTTGTAAATTTGAGCGCCTCGCTGTGTTTTTGTCTAGGTCTGGGCCCATTGACATACAGCCGACGCCAGTCTGCCTCTAATTAGCAAGATCGCCTCGAGATCGTCCGAGATGCGCCAGCCAAAGATCACAGAGAGTTGTCAAGTCATCTCGAGTGGCCAGGGGGAACtggaactgcagcagcagcgtcagCTTCAGCCCAAAGGCGGTGTCAAGTGGCCATGTTACTTAACACGCCGGCTACTGGACACCcatacacagagaaaaataaagcGCAACTTAATTAAGATATATCCGTCTACTAAAAAATCAACGTAGGAATTTTATGTgtattactttttaatttaaattctattttaatttgaataaacaGGGTATATTTCTATAAGGTTAAGGTATTTCTCTCCCTGTAGTTACCCAAGATTGTGCTGTCCATCATCATAGTCGTATTTCATCGTCATTCTCCATGTCTTGTCCTCTCTTCCGCAGAACGATCGCATCACCAAGCTGAAGATCGACAACAATCCGTTTGCCAAGGGCTTCCGCGAAACGGGACAGTCGCGCTGCAAGCGCAAGATGTCTTCATCGCCAACCGGCGAGGATCAAGATCAGTCGCTGTCGCACTCCCAATCCGAGTCTGACATGTCGCCGGCGAAGGGCAGTGAGGCAGCGAACCCGATTCCGAACCCAAATCCAAATCCCGATGGCCAGCAAATTAAGCGACTGAGATCAAATGGCTCCGCCTGCTCCTTATCTTCATCGCTGGACGATCAGTCGGCGCCTGGCGCCAGCTCCTTGGGCCTGGGCTCCCCGCCACTGCCGCCTCAGCCGCCCCAGCTACATCTTCAGCCCCACCATCCCCTCCAGGCGCGCAGTGCCTCCAGCGTTTTCATGCAGCACTTTCAGCAGAATATGCAAAGTCTTCTGAGACCCTCGCTGGTGGACCTGGCCTGCACCTACTTCGGACGACCCACCCAGGAATACGGACCAAGTGGAGGAGCAGGTCTCCCCGCAACCTCTCTGTATCCCCCTGCCTCCATTTTGGGACCACATCCTGGCCTGAACCTGCCGCCTGGTCTTTCTGGCTTGGATCCCAACTCGGATGAATCTGGTGCCGATGACCTTGAACTGGATGTGGGCAGTGAAACGAccacaacgacgacgacagtGGAGCAATCCACGCAAGAACAACCACCTGGTGAACCGTCTACCAGGAGCAAGGGCTTCAGCATATCGGCCATCCTAGGAGGAGGAAGTTAGAAGAACAATCAAggagattttaatttaa
Proteins encoded:
- the Doc2 gene encoding T-box-containing protein TBX6L, with translation MITMNELVDLRMQQHIAHEIYRQQIMQRIPDPFPPMLPIPMPRHVIMPPRVTLPGVEMTLQNDDLWKQFHQIGTEMIITKSGRRMFPSMRLSVSGLEDETNYCVLLEMVPIGDCRYKFSGSQWVPAGGAEPQSPQRMYLHPDSPATGSHWQAQPILFNKVKLTNNTLDNSGHIVLASMHKYQPRLHVIRTADLAQIPWAPQQAFVFAETEFVAVTAYQNDRITKLKIDNNPFAKGFRETGQSRCKRKMSSSPTGEDQDQSLSHSQSESDMSPAKGSEAANPIPNPNPNPDGQQIKRLRSNGSACSLSSSLDDQSAPGASSLGLGSPPLPPQPPQLHLQPHHPLQARSASSVFMQHFQQNMQSLLRPSLVDLACTYFGRPTQEYGPSGGAGLPATSLYPPASILGPHPGLNLPPGLSGLDPNSDESGADDLELDVGSETTTTTTTVEQSTQEQPPGEPSTRSKGFSISAILGGGS